The following coding sequences are from one Acidimicrobiales bacterium window:
- a CDS encoding ABC transporter ATP-binding protein: MPVERSADFAASTRRLLRRMGPDRFWAFLVVVLALASVALSVSGPRILGRATNVIVAGVFGGTGIDYAQLHRTLLFAAAVYAASALLSFLQSYVLAGVVQRTMFQLRADVEEKLHRLPLSYVDRHARGDLLSRVTNDIDNVAQSLQQTLSQMLTSTLTIVGVLVMMFTISWELALIALVTVPLSLWTVRVIARRSKPRFIAQWRHTGALNAQVEEAFTGHTLIRVLGRQEDVRRRFDEENEQLFKASFGAQFISGTIQPAMMFFGNLNYVAIAVVGGMKVASGSMSIGDIQAFIQYTRQFTQPLTQLASMANVMQSGIASAERVFELLDAEEESPDDPEPLVDPEPRGRVEFDHVRFSYDPDRPLIEDLTFTAEPGETVAIVGPTGAGKTTLVNLIMRFYEIDGGQIRLDGNDTARMTRRELRSNVGMVLQDTWLFGGTIRDNIAYGNFDATDEQIIEAAKATYVDRFVHSLPDGYDTVLEDEGASVSTGEKQLLTIARAFLADPTILILDEATSSVDTRTEVLIQHAMAALRSNRTSFVIAHRLSTIRDADIILVMEHGRIVEQGNHEDLLAAGGAYHDLYQAQFAAAAAEIT; the protein is encoded by the coding sequence ATGCCGGTCGAGCGCTCGGCCGACTTCGCGGCGTCCACCCGCCGGCTGCTGCGTCGCATGGGCCCGGACCGCTTCTGGGCCTTCCTCGTGGTCGTGCTCGCGCTGGCCAGCGTGGCCCTCTCGGTGAGCGGCCCCCGCATCCTCGGGCGGGCCACCAACGTCATCGTGGCCGGCGTGTTCGGCGGGACGGGGATCGACTACGCCCAGCTCCACCGCACCCTGCTGTTCGCCGCCGCGGTCTACGCCGCTTCGGCGCTGCTGTCGTTCCTCCAGTCCTACGTGCTCGCCGGCGTCGTCCAGCGCACGATGTTCCAGCTGCGCGCCGACGTCGAGGAGAAGCTCCACCGCCTGCCGCTCTCCTACGTCGACCGCCACGCCCGGGGCGACCTCCTCAGCCGGGTCACCAACGACATCGACAACGTGGCCCAGAGCCTCCAGCAGACCCTGAGCCAGATGCTGACCAGCACCCTCACCATCGTGGGCGTGCTGGTGATGATGTTCACGATCTCCTGGGAGCTCGCCCTCATCGCGCTCGTGACGGTGCCGCTGTCGCTCTGGACGGTGCGGGTCATCGCCCGGCGCTCGAAGCCGCGCTTCATCGCCCAGTGGCGTCACACCGGCGCCCTGAACGCCCAGGTCGAGGAGGCGTTCACCGGCCACACCCTGATCCGGGTGCTCGGCCGCCAGGAGGACGTGCGCCGCCGCTTCGACGAGGAGAACGAGCAACTCTTCAAGGCCAGCTTCGGCGCCCAGTTCATCTCGGGCACGATCCAGCCGGCGATGATGTTCTTCGGGAACCTGAACTACGTGGCCATCGCCGTGGTGGGCGGCATGAAGGTCGCCAGCGGGTCCATGAGCATCGGCGACATCCAGGCCTTCATCCAGTACACCCGCCAGTTCACCCAGCCGCTGACCCAGCTGGCCTCGATGGCCAACGTGATGCAGTCGGGCATCGCCTCGGCCGAGCGGGTCTTCGAGCTGCTCGACGCCGAGGAGGAGTCGCCCGACGACCCCGAGCCGCTCGTCGACCCCGAGCCCCGTGGTCGGGTCGAGTTCGACCACGTCCGCTTCTCCTACGACCCGGACCGACCCCTCATCGAGGACCTCACCTTCACCGCCGAGCCCGGCGAGACCGTCGCCATCGTCGGCCCCACGGGAGCGGGCAAGACAACGCTCGTGAACCTGATCATGCGCTTCTACGAGATCGACGGCGGGCAGATCCGTCTCGACGGCAACGACACCGCCCGCATGACCCGCCGCGAGCTGCGCAGCAACGTCGGGATGGTGCTCCAGGACACCTGGCTCTTCGGTGGCACCATCCGCGACAACATCGCCTACGGCAACTTCGACGCCACCGACGAGCAGATCATCGAGGCGGCCAAGGCCACCTACGTCGACCGGTTCGTCCACTCGCTCCCGGACGGCTACGACACCGTGCTCGAGGACGAGGGCGCCAGCGTGAGCACCGGCGAGAAGCAGCTGCTGACCATCGCCCGGGCGTTCCTCGCCGACCCCACCATCTTGATCCTCGACGAGGCCACCAGCTCGGTCGACACCCGCACCGAGGTGCTCATCCAGCACGCCATGGCCGCACTCCGATCCAACCGCACCAGCTTCGTGATCGCCCACCGCCTGTCGACCATCCGCGACGCCGACATCATCCTCGTCATGGAGCACGGTCGGATCGTCGAGCAGGGCAACCACGAGGACCTCCTCGCCGCCGGCGGTGCGTACCACGACCTGTACCAGGCCCAGTTCGCGGCCGCCGCCGCCGAGATCACCTGA
- a CDS encoding ABC transporter ATP-binding protein produces MLSRLLRSHLRPYTRLLWYVVGLQIVATMATLTLPNLNADIIDNGVVTGDTGYIWRVGAVMLVVTAVQVFFAIGATYFGSQAAMAFGRDVRGGLFERVTEFSAQEVGRFGAPSLITRITNDVTQVQVLVVMCCTMLIAAPITVVGGVIMAVREDGPLSLLLLVSVPALLLGVGNVIVRMVPQFQAMQTRIDRVNEVLREQITGIRVVRAFIREPEESARFALANDDLTLTSLRAGRLMAYMFPTVMIVLNLSSIAAVWFGGNRIGAGDMQIGALIAFLSYLIQILMSVMMATFVAMMVPRASVCAERIGEVLDTQSSVAQPAQPVTSLPERNTLELSGVAFCYPGAEHPVLCDIDLRAEPGTTTAIIGSTGAGKTTLVNLVPRLFDVTAGSVSIDGVDVRDLDLELLWSRIGLVPQKPYLFTGTVASNLRQADPDATDDELWAALEVAQARDFVEAMDGGLDARISQGGTNVSGGQRQRLAIARAIVRKPGIYLFDDSFSALDLATDARLRAALAPITANATVLIVAQRVSTIINADQILVLEDGQAVGLGTHRDLLASCPTYAEIIESQRTEEAVA; encoded by the coding sequence ATGCTGAGCCGCCTGCTGCGGTCGCACCTGCGCCCCTACACCCGGCTCCTCTGGTACGTGGTCGGTCTCCAGATCGTGGCCACCATGGCCACCCTCACCCTGCCGAACCTCAACGCCGACATCATCGACAACGGCGTGGTCACCGGCGACACGGGCTACATCTGGCGGGTCGGCGCCGTGATGCTCGTCGTCACCGCGGTGCAGGTCTTCTTCGCCATCGGAGCCACCTACTTCGGGTCGCAGGCGGCCATGGCCTTCGGGCGCGACGTGCGCGGCGGGCTCTTCGAGCGGGTCACCGAGTTCTCGGCGCAGGAGGTCGGCCGCTTCGGTGCCCCGTCGCTGATCACCCGCATCACCAACGACGTGACCCAGGTGCAGGTCCTGGTGGTCATGTGCTGCACCATGCTGATCGCCGCGCCGATCACCGTCGTCGGCGGCGTGATCATGGCCGTGCGCGAGGACGGCCCGCTGTCGCTCCTCCTGCTCGTCAGCGTCCCCGCCCTGCTGCTCGGCGTCGGCAACGTGATCGTGCGCATGGTCCCGCAGTTCCAGGCCATGCAGACCCGCATCGACCGTGTGAACGAGGTGCTGCGCGAGCAGATCACCGGCATCAGGGTCGTGCGGGCCTTCATCCGCGAGCCCGAGGAGTCGGCCCGGTTCGCCCTCGCCAACGACGACCTGACCCTCACGTCCCTCCGGGCCGGCCGGCTCATGGCCTACATGTTCCCGACCGTGATGATCGTGCTGAACCTCTCGAGCATCGCCGCGGTGTGGTTCGGCGGCAACCGCATCGGCGCCGGCGACATGCAGATCGGCGCCCTGATCGCATTCCTCAGCTACCTCATCCAGATCCTGATGTCGGTGATGATGGCGACCTTCGTGGCCATGATGGTCCCGCGCGCCTCCGTGTGTGCCGAGCGCATCGGCGAGGTCCTCGACACCCAGTCGTCGGTGGCGCAGCCCGCCCAGCCGGTCACCTCCCTGCCCGAGCGCAACACCCTCGAGCTCAGCGGGGTGGCCTTCTGCTACCCCGGCGCCGAGCACCCGGTGCTGTGCGACATCGACCTGCGGGCCGAGCCCGGGACCACGACGGCCATCATCGGCAGCACCGGCGCGGGCAAGACGACCCTCGTGAACCTGGTCCCCCGCCTCTTCGACGTCACCGCCGGCTCGGTGTCCATCGACGGGGTCGACGTGCGCGACCTCGACCTCGAGCTGCTCTGGAGCCGCATCGGCCTCGTCCCCCAGAAGCCCTATCTGTTCACGGGCACGGTGGCGTCGAACCTGCGTCAGGCCGACCCCGACGCCACCGACGACGAGCTGTGGGCCGCGCTCGAGGTCGCCCAGGCCCGGGACTTCGTCGAGGCCATGGACGGCGGCCTCGACGCCCGGATCAGCCAGGGCGGCACCAACGTCTCGGGCGGCCAGCGCCAGCGCCTCGCCATCGCCCGGGCCATCGTGCGCAAGCCCGGGATCTACCTCTTCGACGACTCGTTCTCGGCCCTCGACCTCGCCACCGACGCCCGGCTGCGCGCCGCGCTGGCGCCCATCACCGCGAACGCCACCGTGCTGATCGTGGCCCAGCGGGTCTCGACCATCATCAACGCCGACCAGATCCTCGTCCTCGAGGACGGTCAGGCCGTCGGCCTCGGCACCCACCGCGACCTGCTGGCGTCGTGCCCCACCTACGCCGAGATCATCGAGTCCCAGCGCACCGAGGAGGCGGTGGCGTGA
- a CDS encoding glycoside hydrolase family 127 protein, protein MDIELADGFWAPRQAQLREHTIEVVLGRLEGQGVVDNFRRLAGVIDPGATPRRAMHFCDSDLYKWLEAAVLAGRLDLADPVIDLIEAVQQPDGYVHTHYGVEGLPARYSDLDFGHEHYCFGHLFEAAAAHHSATGSEQLLAVAVRLADHLVATFGPGRDERTDAHPEVELALCRLAAATGTERYVDHAAWALEHRLAAAGSSLDEYSLSGHAVRALYLASGFAEVALATGEERWSLAAQRQFDALVERHAYPTGAVGGRWLGEMVGRPYEQPDAASYTESCAAVAATQFCERVWRLTGDPAALDQAEVLLYNAVPCGVGAEGDTWFYSQPHAVGEVAPDLNPWVYDFDYGMMMLAEWFPARRHDWFLVPCCPPNLARMFASVDRHVAEVDAAGDLLVHLPLACRIRGDGWDVEVGGGYPFEGEITVTVHTAPSDRSSARVRRPGWVGWSGLSCHEPIPADGRVSLPVDWQWWTTDHRVEGAAGTVHLRRGPVVHCLEGVDHAGVDLRDVVVDPAAPVADAFAVRPLAPALHYPLGVTGPEGAAPTPVAARPVPYADWANRGATTMRLRFPT, encoded by the coding sequence GTGGACATCGAGTTGGCGGACGGGTTCTGGGCGCCGCGGCAGGCGCAGCTGCGTGAGCACACGATCGAGGTGGTCCTCGGCCGCCTCGAGGGCCAGGGCGTGGTCGACAACTTCCGCCGCCTGGCCGGCGTGATCGACCCCGGCGCCACGCCCCGCCGGGCCATGCACTTCTGCGACTCCGACCTCTACAAGTGGCTCGAAGCGGCGGTGCTCGCCGGACGCCTCGACCTCGCCGACCCGGTGATCGACCTGATCGAGGCCGTGCAGCAGCCCGACGGCTACGTCCACACCCACTACGGCGTCGAGGGCCTGCCCGCCCGCTACTCCGACCTCGACTTCGGCCACGAGCACTACTGCTTCGGTCACCTCTTCGAGGCGGCCGCCGCTCACCACTCGGCCACCGGCTCCGAGCAGCTGCTCGCGGTGGCGGTGCGCCTCGCCGATCACCTGGTGGCGACCTTCGGCCCCGGCCGGGACGAGCGCACGGATGCCCACCCCGAGGTGGAGCTCGCCCTCTGCCGTCTGGCGGCGGCGACGGGGACCGAGCGCTACGTCGATCACGCCGCCTGGGCCCTCGAGCACCGGCTGGCGGCGGCGGGTTCGTCACTCGACGAGTACTCGTTGTCGGGCCACGCGGTCCGGGCGCTGTACCTCGCCTCGGGGTTCGCCGAGGTGGCGCTGGCGACCGGGGAAGAGCGGTGGTCGCTCGCCGCCCAGCGCCAGTTCGACGCGCTGGTCGAGCGACACGCCTACCCCACGGGTGCGGTCGGCGGCCGCTGGCTGGGCGAGATGGTGGGCCGCCCGTACGAGCAACCCGACGCCGCCTCCTACACCGAGAGCTGCGCGGCGGTGGCCGCCACCCAGTTCTGCGAGCGGGTGTGGCGGCTCACCGGTGACCCGGCGGCTCTCGACCAGGCCGAGGTCCTGCTGTACAACGCCGTGCCGTGCGGCGTGGGCGCCGAGGGCGACACGTGGTTCTACTCCCAGCCCCACGCCGTGGGGGAGGTGGCGCCCGACCTCAACCCGTGGGTCTACGACTTCGACTACGGGATGATGATGCTGGCCGAGTGGTTCCCGGCCCGACGCCACGACTGGTTCCTCGTGCCGTGCTGCCCGCCGAACCTGGCCCGCATGTTCGCGTCGGTCGACCGTCACGTGGCCGAGGTCGACGCCGCCGGCGACCTGCTGGTGCACCTGCCGCTCGCGTGCCGCATCCGGGGCGACGGGTGGGATGTCGAGGTCGGTGGCGGCTACCCGTTCGAGGGCGAGATCACCGTGACCGTGCACACGGCGCCGTCGGACCGTTCGTCGGCGCGCGTGCGCCGCCCGGGGTGGGTCGGCTGGTCGGGCCTGTCGTGCCACGAGCCGATCCCGGCCGACGGGCGGGTCTCCCTGCCCGTCGACTGGCAGTGGTGGACCACCGACCACCGGGTCGAGGGCGCCGCCGGCACCGTCCACCTGCGCCGCGGCCCGGTCGTCCACTGCCTCGAGGGCGTGGACCACGCCGGCGTCGACCTCCGCGACGTCGTGGTCGACCCGGCAGCACCGGTCGCCGACGCCTTCGCCGTCCGTCCGCTGGCGCCGGCGCTCCACTACCCGCTCGGCGTGACCGGGCCCGAGGGCGCGGCGCCGACGCCCGTCGCCGCCCGTCCGGTGCCCTACGCCGACTGGGCCAACCGCGGCGCCACGACCATGCGCCTCCGCTTCCCGACCTGA
- a CDS encoding SDR family oxidoreductase encodes MSTPELSASNLFSVAGKTVLVTGGSRGIGEMIAAGFLANGADVYISSRKAEVCDATAARLAETYGGTCVSVPADLSTLEGIDALVEKLADVPSIDVLVNNAGASWGASIEDFPEVGWDKVMDTNVKGVFFLTQRLLSKLEEGATADDPARIINIGSIDGIRSPTFDTWSYGASKAALHALTRQMGNRLVKRNVIANAIAPGPFPTWMLSTGVGTGGDVEGTDWDAVGGTVPRGRVGTPEDVAGTAIFLASRAGAYVVGEVIALDGGIVVS; translated from the coding sequence ATGAGCACCCCCGAGCTGTCCGCGTCGAACCTGTTCTCCGTGGCGGGAAAGACCGTCCTCGTCACCGGCGGGTCCCGGGGCATCGGCGAGATGATCGCCGCCGGGTTCCTCGCCAACGGCGCCGACGTCTACATCAGCTCGCGCAAGGCCGAGGTGTGCGACGCCACCGCGGCCCGCCTGGCCGAGACCTACGGCGGCACGTGCGTCTCCGTGCCCGCCGACCTCTCCACCCTCGAGGGCATCGACGCCCTCGTGGAGAAGCTCGCCGACGTCCCCTCGATCGACGTGCTGGTGAACAACGCCGGCGCCTCGTGGGGGGCCAGCATCGAGGACTTCCCCGAGGTCGGCTGGGACAAGGTGATGGACACCAACGTCAAGGGCGTGTTCTTCCTCACCCAGCGCCTGCTGTCCAAGTTGGAGGAGGGCGCCACCGCTGACGACCCGGCCCGCATCATCAACATCGGATCCATCGACGGGATCCGGTCGCCCACGTTCGACACGTGGTCCTACGGCGCCTCGAAGGCTGCGCTCCACGCCCTCACCCGCCAGATGGGCAACCGCCTGGTGAAGCGCAACGTCATCGCCAACGCCATCGCCCCCGGGCCCTTCCCCACGTGGATGCTCAGCACCGGCGTCGGCACTGGCGGCGACGTGGAGGGCACCGACTGGGACGCCGTGGGCGGCACCGTCCCCCGCGGCCGCGTCGGCACCCCCGAGGACGTCGCCGGCACCGCCATCTTCCTGGCGTCGCGCGCCGGCGCCTACGTCGTCGGCGAGGTCATCGCCCTCGACGGCGGCATCGTCGTCTCCTGA
- a CDS encoding lipid-transfer protein — translation MSAHAYAGKTAIAGIGATEFSKRSGRSELRLALEACVNALEDAGVAPEQVSGLSTFTMETNPESDVMRSLGIKELTHFSRIHFGGGAPCGTVQLAAMAVNEGVADYVLCYRAFNERSGHRFGTGVQDRAPGHTAEEASYAWTSPFGLLTPASWIAMFATRIMHEYGVTSEDFGRVAVADRRHAATNPAAWFYEQPITLEDHQNSRWIVEPLHLLDCCQETDGGQAILVTSLERARDLRQPPVVIEGAAQGMAEDQQMMRSFFRDEITGLPEMGVCARQIWETSGLGPDDVQTAVIYDHFTPFVLPQLEEFGFCAPGEAKDFIADGNIELGGRLPINTHGGQLGEGYLHGMNGIAEGVRQVRGTSYNQVDDVEHVLVTGGTGVPTSALLLGGA, via the coding sequence ATGAGCGCCCACGCCTACGCCGGCAAGACCGCCATCGCCGGGATCGGCGCCACCGAGTTCTCGAAGCGGTCGGGCCGCAGCGAGCTGCGCCTCGCCCTCGAGGCCTGCGTCAACGCGCTCGAGGACGCCGGCGTCGCCCCCGAGCAGGTCAGCGGCCTGTCGACGTTCACCATGGAGACCAATCCCGAGAGCGACGTCATGCGCAGCCTCGGCATCAAGGAGCTGACCCACTTCAGCCGCATCCACTTCGGCGGCGGCGCCCCCTGCGGCACCGTGCAGCTGGCGGCCATGGCCGTCAACGAGGGCGTAGCCGACTACGTGCTCTGCTACCGGGCCTTCAACGAGCGCAGCGGCCACCGCTTCGGCACCGGCGTCCAGGACCGGGCACCGGGCCACACCGCCGAGGAGGCGTCCTACGCCTGGACCTCGCCGTTCGGCCTGCTCACCCCGGCGTCGTGGATCGCCATGTTCGCCACGCGCATCATGCACGAGTACGGCGTGACGTCCGAGGACTTCGGCCGGGTCGCGGTCGCCGACCGCCGCCACGCCGCCACCAACCCGGCGGCGTGGTTCTACGAGCAGCCCATCACCCTCGAGGACCACCAGAACAGCCGCTGGATCGTCGAGCCCCTCCACCTGCTCGACTGCTGCCAGGAGACCGACGGCGGCCAGGCCATCCTCGTCACCTCGCTCGAGCGGGCCCGCGACTTGCGCCAGCCGCCCGTCGTGATCGAGGGTGCCGCCCAGGGCATGGCCGAGGACCAGCAGATGATGCGCTCGTTCTTCCGGGACGAGATCACCGGCCTGCCCGAGATGGGGGTGTGCGCCCGCCAGATCTGGGAGACGTCCGGCCTCGGGCCCGACGACGTGCAGACCGCGGTCATCTACGACCACTTCACCCCCTTCGTGCTGCCCCAGCTCGAGGAGTTCGGCTTCTGCGCACCGGGTGAGGCCAAGGACTTCATCGCCGACGGCAACATCGAGCTCGGCGGGCGGCTGCCCATCAACACCCACGGCGGCCAGCTCGGTGAGGGCTACCTCCACGGCATGAACGGCATCGCCGAGGGCGTCCGCCAGGTGCGGGGCACCTCCTACAACCAGGTCGACGACGTCGAGCACGTGCTCGTCACCGGCGGCACGGGGGTCCCCACCTCGGCCCTCCTCCTCGGCGGCGCCTGA
- a CDS encoding OB-fold domain-containing protein, translating to MTDTAADTAVADDLLDRLRALVGSEGPPTVPRHAVNEAMVAHWCDAMGDDNPLYLDDGFAAGTPLGGIVAPPAMLDVWDRGGLKHQRSAESPRGRALALLEAAGFTSVVAVNSELELQRYVRPGERLSNVEVLDAVSEEKATGLGIGHFVTTRHRYSTEGGEHVGDLLFRVLKFKPGTGKQAAAPAEGAKPAPDPDPARRPRPAINLDNQFFWDGARRHELRIQQCQGCQALHSPPTPRCPDCGSFDQGWIVASGRGHLYSFAVPQYPQVNGFRYPVFVGLIELEEGPRIVSNVVGVTRDQLAVGMPLEVTWLDSHPAQEEGALDARGSITLPQFRPATPAPRKGTLTATEATEGDVLPLFAVPVTPTLVVAGALATRDFTEVHHDRDIAVNAGSKDIFMNINTTLGLTERYVTDWAGPGALVRALRVRLGAPNYPGDTMTYSGSVQSADPTTGEVTVALEGVNSLGAHVTGTVELVLPGGSSYQAAATTQEVSA from the coding sequence ATGACCGACACCGCCGCCGACACCGCCGTGGCCGACGACCTGCTCGACCGCCTGCGTGCCCTCGTCGGCAGCGAGGGCCCGCCGACCGTGCCCCGCCACGCCGTGAACGAGGCGATGGTCGCCCACTGGTGCGACGCCATGGGCGACGACAACCCGCTCTACCTCGACGACGGCTTCGCCGCCGGCACGCCCCTCGGCGGCATCGTGGCCCCGCCGGCCATGCTCGACGTCTGGGACCGAGGCGGCCTCAAGCACCAGCGCAGCGCCGAGAGCCCCCGGGGCCGCGCCCTCGCTCTCCTCGAGGCCGCCGGCTTCACCTCCGTGGTGGCGGTGAACTCCGAGCTCGAGCTGCAGCGCTACGTCCGCCCCGGCGAGCGCCTGTCGAACGTCGAGGTGCTCGACGCCGTGTCCGAGGAGAAGGCCACCGGTCTCGGCATCGGTCACTTCGTCACCACCCGCCACCGCTACTCGACCGAGGGCGGCGAGCACGTCGGCGACCTGCTCTTCCGGGTCCTCAAGTTCAAGCCGGGCACGGGCAAGCAGGCCGCCGCCCCCGCCGAGGGCGCCAAGCCGGCACCCGACCCGGACCCGGCCCGCCGGCCCCGACCCGCCATCAACCTCGACAACCAGTTCTTCTGGGACGGCGCCCGCCGCCACGAGCTGCGCATCCAGCAGTGCCAGGGCTGCCAGGCCCTGCACAGTCCGCCGACTCCCCGCTGCCCCGACTGCGGCAGCTTCGACCAGGGCTGGATCGTGGCCTCGGGTCGTGGGCACCTCTACTCGTTCGCGGTGCCGCAGTACCCCCAGGTCAACGGCTTCCGCTATCCGGTCTTCGTGGGCCTCATCGAGCTGGAGGAAGGCCCCCGGATCGTGTCCAACGTGGTCGGCGTCACCCGTGACCAGCTGGCGGTGGGCATGCCCCTCGAGGTCACCTGGCTGGACAGCCACCCGGCCCAGGAAGAGGGGGCCCTCGACGCCCGCGGCTCGATCACCCTGCCCCAGTTCCGTCCCGCCACGCCGGCTCCCCGCAAGGGCACGCTCACCGCCACCGAAGCCACCGAGGGCGACGTGCTCCCGCTGTTCGCCGTGCCCGTCACCCCGACATTGGTGGTGGCCGGCGCACTGGCCACCCGGGACTTCACCGAGGTCCACCACGACCGCGACATCGCCGTGAACGCCGGCTCGAAGGACATCTTCATGAACATCAACACCACGCTCGGGCTGACCGAGCGCTACGTCACCGACTGGGCCGGACCGGGCGCCCTCGTGCGTGCCCTGCGGGTGCGCCTCGGCGCCCCGAACTACCCCGGCGACACCATGACCTACTCGGGGTCGGTGCAGTCCGCCGACCCCACGACCGGCGAGGTCACCGTCGCCCTCGAGGGGGTGAACTCGCTCGGCGCCCACGTCACCGGCACCGTCGAGCTCGTCCTGCCCGGCGGCTCCTCGTACCAAGCGGCCGCCACGACCCAGGAGGTCTCCGCATGA
- a CDS encoding SulP family inorganic anion transporter — protein MRWRGPFRARTLRQDATAGLVLGLQSVPDGLATGLLAGLNPLAGLNGYLVGTAAGALFTSSTFMAVQGTGAMAMVIADVPAIRDASDPARALVTLSVLTGAVMIAAGLFRLGTVLRFVSNAVMVGFINAVGVNIVLGQLANLTGYQAEGANRLIRAVNTVLHPGRLDGWSLVTGLATIALIVVLERTRLRAMGLVVAVVVTSAFAQLAGWDSVATLADLGVVADSLPTPELPLLRMVPALIVPAVSLAFVGLVQGAGISANFPNPDGSYPEASRDFIGQGAGNVASGLLQGMPVGGSVSATSLNKVAGARSRQSLLIASVVMAAVIVLFGDAVGDVAMPALAGLLILIGYRTIKPADLESVWRTGVVQKAVLGVTFVLTLVVPLQYAVLLGVGLSVVLHVVRQSNQVAIRRRVAGSDGYVVEVDPPAVLPAHEVVVLQPYGSLFFAAAPVFEGALPAVGDGSTGSVVILRLRGRSDLGTSFMDVLHRYAEALTSAGSRLMVVSANDRIIEQLAVTGITAVIGADAVYPGDERVGATIERASADAQAWVDAHR, from the coding sequence ATGAGGTGGCGCGGGCCGTTTCGGGCGCGCACCCTTCGACAGGACGCCACGGCGGGGTTGGTGCTGGGCCTCCAGTCCGTGCCCGACGGGCTCGCGACCGGCCTCCTTGCCGGGCTCAATCCGCTGGCCGGCCTCAACGGCTACCTGGTGGGCACGGCGGCGGGCGCCCTGTTCACCAGCTCGACCTTCATGGCGGTCCAGGGCACCGGGGCGATGGCGATGGTCATCGCCGACGTGCCCGCCATCCGGGACGCGTCCGACCCGGCGCGTGCCCTCGTGACGCTCTCGGTCCTCACCGGCGCCGTGATGATCGCGGCGGGGCTGTTCCGGCTCGGCACCGTCCTGCGCTTCGTGTCCAACGCGGTGATGGTGGGCTTCATCAACGCCGTCGGCGTGAACATCGTGCTCGGGCAGCTGGCCAACCTGACCGGCTACCAGGCCGAGGGCGCGAACCGTCTGATCCGGGCGGTCAACACCGTGCTCCATCCGGGACGTCTCGACGGTTGGAGCCTCGTGACCGGCCTCGCCACCATCGCGCTCATCGTGGTCCTCGAGCGGACCCGTCTCCGGGCGATGGGCCTCGTCGTCGCGGTCGTGGTGACCTCGGCCTTCGCTCAGCTGGCGGGTTGGGACAGCGTGGCCACGCTGGCCGACCTCGGCGTCGTGGCCGACTCCCTCCCGACGCCCGAGCTCCCGCTGCTGCGGATGGTGCCGGCGCTGATCGTGCCGGCGGTCTCCCTCGCGTTCGTGGGCCTGGTGCAGGGGGCGGGGATCTCCGCGAACTTCCCCAACCCCGACGGCAGCTACCCCGAGGCGTCCCGTGACTTCATCGGTCAGGGCGCGGGCAATGTCGCCTCGGGTCTGTTGCAGGGCATGCCCGTCGGTGGCTCCGTGTCGGCCACGTCGCTGAACAAGGTGGCGGGCGCCCGCTCGCGCCAGTCGTTGCTGATCGCCTCGGTGGTGATGGCGGCGGTGATCGTGTTGTTCGGTGACGCCGTCGGCGACGTGGCCATGCCGGCGCTGGCCGGGCTGCTGATCCTGATCGGCTACCGGACCATCAAGCCGGCGGACCTCGAGTCGGTGTGGCGTACCGGGGTCGTGCAGAAGGCGGTTCTCGGCGTCACCTTCGTCCTCACCCTGGTCGTGCCGTTGCAGTACGCCGTCCTCCTCGGCGTCGGGCTCTCGGTGGTGCTCCACGTCGTGCGTCAGTCCAACCAGGTGGCGATCCGCCGGCGGGTCGCCGGCTCCGACGGCTACGTCGTCGAGGTCGACCCTCCCGCCGTGCTGCCGGCGCACGAGGTCGTGGTGCTCCAGCCGTACGGCAGCCTGTTCTTCGCGGCGGCGCCGGTCTTCGAGGGAGCCCTGCCGGCGGTGGGCGACGGGTCGACCGGCTCGGTGGTCATCCTCCGCCTGCGGGGCCGCAGCGACCTGGGGACGTCGTTCATGGACGTCCTCCACCGCTACGCCGAGGCACTGACTTCCGCCGGCAGCCGCCTGATGGTGGTCTCGGCCAACGACCGGATCATCGAGCAGCTGGCCGTCACCGGCATCACCGCGGTGATCGGGGCCGACGCCGTCTACCCGGGTGACGAGCGCGTCGGCGCGACGATCGAACGGGCCTCGGCCGACGCCCAGGCCTGGGTCGACGCGCACCGCTGA